Proteins found in one Capra hircus breed San Clemente chromosome 20, ASM170441v1, whole genome shotgun sequence genomic segment:
- the MRPS36 gene encoding 28S ribosomal protein S36, mitochondrial: protein MMGSKMASASRVVQVVKPHTPLIRFPDRRDNPKPNVSEVLRSAGLPSHTSSISQHSKGSKSPDWLMHQGPPDTAEMIRTLPQKYRRKLVSQEEMEFIQRGGPE, encoded by the exons ATGATGGGCAGCAAGATGGCGTCTGCCAGCAGGGTCGTTCAG gtaGTCAAGCCACATACTCCATTAATAAGATTCCCTGACAGAAGAGACAATCCTAAACCAAATG tatCAGAAGTTCTACGATCAGCAGGACTGCCATCTCATACTTCTTCAATTTCGCAGCATTCTAAGGGAAGTAAATCACCAGACTGGCTGATGCATCAGGGTCCACCAGACACTGCAGAGATGATAAGAACTCTACCtcagaaatacagaaggaaaCTTGTGTCtcaagaagaaatggaatttaTCCAA cgTGGAGGTCCAGAATAA